One Arthrobacter sp. B3I4 genomic window, GCGCTCGGAACCGGAGCGTGGACCCTGGGAGTCTATTCGGCCCGTCCCACCGGACCCTGGACCCGCTTCGGTACGCTCACCTTGTCCCTGGCACCGGATACCAAGGACACCGCTGCCCGCTTTGACCCGCTCAACAACGTCCTTCCTGGGGCCCGAACCTACCCCTGGGCCAGCCGTTTGCGCCGGCCCTCTTATGCGGCTGCCCGCAGACCTGTTCAGTGAGGTGTCCGGGTCTTGACCGCCGGCTCGGCAGTCGGGCTAGTCTGAGGCACCGGCGGAACGGACCGGCCGGTGGGCACCGACAGCCACGGGAATGAGGACCTGCGATGAAACTGACACTGGCCTGGACGGCGGCCGCAACGGCGGCTACGGCAGCGGCGGGCGGAGCGGCAACGGATCCGAACAGCCACTGGTACAAGGCACTGCGCAAACCGGACTGGCAGCCGCCCGCCATTGCTTTCCCGGTCGTGTGGACGGCCCTGTACGCGGATCTGGCCGTGACCTCCGCCGTCGCACTCGACTCCGCGGCCAGGCCAAACTCGACGACGACCCCGGCCAGAAACGAGGCGTCCCGCGCCACTGGCTACCGGGACGGGCAGCGCAGGCTCCGCGCCTACCGCGGCGCCCTGGCCGCGAACCTCGTACTCAACGCTTCCTGGAGCTGGTTTTTCTGGCGCTCCCGCCGGCCCTGGCTGGCAGCTGCGGAAGCAGCGGTGTTAGCGGCGAGCAGCGCGGACCTGGTGCGCCGAACCTATCAGCTCAACCGTCCCGCCGGCTTGTCGCTTGCGCCGTACGCTCTGTGGTGCGGATTTGCCACTGTCTTGTCGGCCTCGATCGCCCGTTTGAACCCACGGCCTCGCCGCACGCTGCGCCTGCCGTGACGCAGAACCGGCGGTAAAATAGGGGCATGACAGCGCAGGAGCTGGCGGCCCTGGCCCAGTTGCGCCGGGCTCGGGACCTGATCGACCGTGAGTACGCCCGCCCGCTTGACGTGCCGGCCATGGCCGCCGGCGCGCTCATGTCCCCGGCCCACTTTTCCCGCCAGTTCAAGGCCGCCTACGGCGAGACGCCGTACAACTACCTCATGACCCGCCGAATCGAGCGGGCCACGGCGTTGCTGCGGGCCGGATGGAGCGTGACCGACGCGTGCATGGAAGTGGGCTGCACCTCGCTGGGGTCCTTTAGTTCCCGCTTCGCCGAAGTCGTCGGGATGCCTCCGAGCGCTTACCGGGACTGCGAGCATGCCGCGGTGAAGGCCATGCCGTCCTGTGTGGCCCGGCAGCAGACCCGGCCACCGCGAAAACCGAGCAGGATTGAAGAAGCAGCACGGCAGCCGCAGGCCTAGCGTTGGTTTCATGAACATCTCACTGCAGTATTCACACATCACCGTCAATGACCTCGACGAGTCGCTTGCCTTTTATCGCGACGTGCTCGGACTGGAGGTACGCAACGACGTCGGCTCCGACGGGCACCGCTGGGTGACCCTCGGCAGTGCGGCGCAGCCGGACCTGGAGCTCGTGCTGTCGAATCCGCATGCCGGCCGCTCCCAACACGACGGCGACGCCCTCCAGCAACTGCTGACCAAGGGTGTCCTGCCCGTGATTGTCTTCCGCACCGACGATCTCGATGCCACGTTCGAAACTGTCCGCGCTGCCGGTGCGGAGGTCCTCCAGGAACCGATCAAGCAGCCGTGGGGCCCGCGCGACTGCGCATTCCGCGACCCGTCCGGCAATATGGTCCGCTTCAACCAGGCCTGACCACAGCAACCCGCCGCCCGCCCGCCGGCAGGGGGTTCAACCCCCTGCCGGGTTCAACCGGCCGCACGCCCCGCCGACAGCCGGTTCAAACCCCGGCAGGGGCGTCCGGCTCCTCATCGGGAATGAAGATCGCCTCGATGGGCTGCCCGAACAGCCGGGCGATCCGGAAAGCCAAGGGCAGCGCGGGGTCATACCGGCCTGTTTCCAGAGCATTCACCGTCTGCCGGGACACGCCCAGCCGGTCGGCAAGTGCGCCCTGGGTCCAGCCCCGCCCCTCCCGGAGCGTCTTCAGATGGTTGTTCATCGTCTGCCCGCAACGGCTCCGGTGAGGATCCACCCGAGCATTCCCGCCGCGTAGATGAGCCATCCGGTGCCGGTGAGCTGCAGGCCGGCGATTTCCAAAAAGGCCATGGTCACGGAGGCGATCATGGCCACCGCGAAGCCGCCGGCCAGTGCCTGCAGCATCAGGAGCCGCTGGTAGTCATCGCTTCGCCGCGCGTGCCGGAGAACCGCCCGCACGATCCAGAGGGTAGGGATAACGGGCAAAACAGCCCAGAGGAACCGCCACGGACTGCCGCCGTCCAGATCGCCCCAGAGCAAGACTCCGGTGAGCACCACGGCGTAGGCCATCATGGCCGGCCAGAACTCAAGTTGGTAGGCGCGGGACCGGGCGCGGTCTCCCTCGCTGCGGTCCGATGTGTCAAGTTTGTTTGTCATGGCATCAGTGTGGGCAACGGCGTGCGTGGTGTCAAGGGTACTTGTCACCTTTGTGGAAGCCCGGGTGGGGCCCGCTGCCTCCGGCTCAATCCTGCCGAAAAATTGCTTCGGAAATTCGCGGCCAGCGGCTTCCCCTGGGGCTACTGGCCGGTATTCTTTGAAATGCCTGCGCCAGGGGGACGGCCGGGCCTTTCGAGATATCTACCACCACCTCTACCAACACCGTCGCTGGGGCACCTGTTGGGGTTCAGTGCCGGCTGCAAGGCGTTCCGCTGGGGGCCGCCTCGCCGAATGCACGCGCACAGTCAACCTTGCGTTCATTCACCCCTGTTTTGCTGTGCCGGGACCTGCTTGACCAGGAGCAGACCGGCCAGTCCGCGGGCCACCCCCGGACACACTCCACCCCGCCCTTACCCGGGCACCCTAATGAGAGTTAGAGCGGATGAAAATCACACCATGGAAAACAGCGCTGGGCACAGCACTGTCCGCGGGGCTCATCGCAGCCCCGCTGACGGCGTTGCCCGCCGCCGCGCTGGAGGTCTCACCGGCGGCCGCCGGGACGTCGCCGGTCATCATCAATGAGGTGTACCTCAGCGGCGGCAGCGCCGGAGCGGCGTACAAGAACAAGTTCGTCGAGCTGTACAACACCTCGGACGCCCCGGTCACGCTGGACGGCTGGTCCATCCAGTACCGCTCCGCCACGGGCACCGCGGCCCCGAGCACCACAGCACCCCTCAGCGGCAGCATCGCCGCCAAGGGCTACTACCTGTTCAAGGCCGGCAGCAACGGCACCGCCGGGCAGGAACTGCCCGCTGCCGACGCCACCGCCACCGGGTTCAACCCGGCAGGTGCGGGCGGCACCATCATCCTGGCCAAGCAGCCGACGGCGCTGAACCCGCTGGCCGCCGGCTCCGTGGTCGAGCCCGCCAATGTTGCCGATCTGCTCGGCTACGGCACCTCCAACACGTTTGAAACCCAGGCGGCAACGGCGCCCTCGGGCAACACCGACGTCAAGAGCATGAACCGCAGCGGCGGCGCTGACAGCAACAACAACGCCGCCGACTTCACGCTGAACGCCGCCATCACGCCCAAGGCGGACAACGCTTCCGCTGCCCCCGTCGATCCGCCCGCTGACCCCGGCACTCCCCCGGTGGTCAAGACCATCGCCGAGATCCAGGGCAACGGACCGGCCAGCCCGCTGGCCGGCTCCGCGGTCACCACCCGCGGCAAGGTCACGGCGGCCTTCCCGACCGGCGGCTTCGCCGGCTTCTACCTTCAGACTCCCGGAACCGGCGGCGACCTGACGCCGGCCAACCATACGGCGTCGGACGCGATCTTCGTCTACGCACCGGCCGCCGTCGGGTCCGTGCAGATCGGCGACTACCTCGAAGTGACCGGCGACGTTGCCGAGTACTACGGCATGACGCAGCTCAACGTCACCGGCAGCACCGCGGTCACGAAGCTGGCCGAGGCGGCCCCGGAGGTCAAAGCCACCGGCTTCGCCCTCCCCGCCGATGAGGCCTTCCGCGAATCCCTCGAGGCCATGCTGCTGACGCCGCAGGGTCCGGTCACCGTCGCGGACAACTTCTCGCTCAACCAGTACGGCGAAATCGGCCTGGCCGGCGGCACCACGCCGCTGGAGCAGCCCACCGCCGTCGCCGCCTACGGGTCCGCCGAGTACACCGCCACCGTCGCTGCCAACGCCGCGCGCGGCATCAAGCTCGACGACGGCGCCAGCACCAACTTCCTAAAAGATGCCGCCACCAAGGCCCAGACGCTTCCCTACCTGACCACCGCGGACCCCGTCCGGGTCGGTTCGCCGGTGACGTTCAAGACCAACGTGGTGCTCAGCTACGCCAACAGCTCCTGGAAGTTCCAGCCGCTGACCCAGCTCACCGCGGCCAACGCTGACACGGTCCAGCCGGCCAGTTTCGGCGCCACCCGCGCGGAGGCGCCGGCGGCGGTGGGAGGCAACCTCAAGCTCGCCTCATTCAACGTGCTGAACTACTTCCCCACTACCGGCGACCAGATCGCCGGCTGCAAGTTCTACACCGACCGGGCGGGCAACCCGATCACCGTCAGCGGCGGCTGCGACGTCCGCGGCGCGGCCAACGCCGAGAACTTCAAGCGCCAGCAGGACAAGATCGTTGCCGCGATCTCCAAGTCCGGCGCCGACGTCGTCACGCTGATGGAGGTCGAGAACTCGGCGCAGTTCGGCAAGAACCGCGACGACGCCCTGGCCAAGCTGGTGGACGCCCTGAACATCGCCACCCCCGGCATCTGGGATTACGTCCGGACGCCCGCGAACGCTCCCCCGCTGAGCGACGAGGACATGATCCGCACCGCCTTCATCTTCAAGAAGGCCGCGGCGGAACCGCTGGGCGAATCCATCATTCACAACGACACCGTGGCCTTCGCGAGCGCCCGCAAGCCGCTGGCCCAGGTGTTCAAGCCCGTCGGCGCCTCCGATGACAAGAAGTTCATCGCAATCGCCAACCACTTCAAGTCCAAGGGCTCGGCGGCGACGCCGGAGGACACCGACAAGGGCCAGGGCAACTCGAACCTCGCCCGCACCGCCCAGGCACAGTCCCTGCTGGCCTTCTCCGACGAGCTGCAGAAATCCAAAGGCACCACCAAGGTGTTCCTGATCGGTGACTTCAACTCCTACGGCAAAGAGGACCCGATCAACGTCCTCACCGCGGCCGGGTACGTCAACCAAGACGACAAGGCCAAGAACGCCGACGGCAGCGCGAAGCACTCCTACCTCTTTGGCGGCCTGGTGGGCTCGCTGGACCACATCCTCGCCTCACCGGCGGCCAACGCCGTCGTCACCGGCGCGGACATCTGGAACATCAACTCGGTGGAGTCCGTGGCGCTGGAATACAGCCGCTACAACAACAACGTCACCGACTACTACGTCCCGAACCAGTTCCGCGCCAGCGACCACGACCCGGTGGTCGTGGGCCTGGACCTGCCCGCCACCCCGGCTGTTCCGGCAACCGTTGACCTGAACTTCCTCGGGATCAACGACTTCCACGGCCGGATCGATTCCAACACCGTGCAGTTCGCCGGAACCATTGAAAAGCTCCGGGCGGCCGCGGCCCCCGGCGCCACCGCGTTCCTCTCCGCCGGTGACAACATCGGCGCCTCGCTGTTCGCCTCCGCCGTGGCCAAGGACCAGCCGACGATCGATGTGCTCAACGCCCTCGAACTGCGCACCTCCGCCGTCGGCAACCACGAGTTCGACGGCGGCTGGGCCGACCTGCGCGACCGGGTCATCGCTGGCGGCTCCAACGCGAAGTTCCCGTATCTGGGCGCCAACGTCTACAAGAAGGGCACCACCGAACCGGCACTGCCGGAATACACCGTGCTGGACATGAACGGCATCAAGGTCGCCGTGATCGGCACCGTCACCCAGGAGGTCCCGTCGCTGGTGACCCCGGCCGGCATCGCGGACCTGGAATTCGGTGATCCCGTCGACGCCATCAACCGTGTCGCCGCAAAGATCAAGGCGGACAAGCTCGCCGACGTGATCATCGTGGAGAACCACGACGGCGCCGGATCGGGTGCTCCCGAAGGCGCCACCCTGGAGCAGGAAGTCGCCGCCGGCGGCCCCTTCGCCAAGATGGTCCAGGAAGTCACCCCGGAAGTCGCCGCGATCTTCAACGGCCACACCCACAAGCAGTACGCGTGGGACGCACCCGTCCCCGGCGTTGAGGGTAAGACCCGTCCCATCGTGCAGACCGGAAATTACGGCGAGTTCATCGGACAGATCCAGCTGACCATCGATACCAAGACCATGTCCGTCACCGGCTACAAGGCGGCCAACGTCAAGCGCAGCACCGACCCGGCCGCTGACCTGGTCGCTTCCTACCCGCGCGTGGCCGCGGTCAAGGCCATCGTGGACAAGGCGGTCGCCGACGCAGCCGTGATCGGCAGCCAGCCGGTCGGCAAGGTCACCGCCGATATCACCACGGCCTTCGCCGGCTCCCCGGCAGTACGTGATGACCGCGCGAGTGAGTCCACCCTGGGCAATCTCGTCGCGGATTCCCTGGTGGACGCGCTGAAGGCACCGGAGCTCGGCGCCGCCGAGATCGGCGTCGTCAACCCCGGCGGCCTGCGCAACGAGCTGTACTTCGCGCCGGACGGCACCATCACCTACGCCGAGGCCAACGCGGTCCTGCCGTTCGTGAACAACCTCTGGACCACGTCGCTGACCGGCGAGCAGTTCAAGACGCTCCTGGAACAGCAGTGGCAGACCAACCCGGACGGCACGGTTCCCAGCCGCGCCTACCAGCAGCTGGGCCTGTCCAAGAACGTCAACTACACCTACGACGCCGCCCGTGCCGCCGGTGACCGGATCACCTCGATCCGGGTTAACGGCGCACTGATCGACCCGGCGAAGTCCTACCGGATCGGAACGTTCAGCTTCCTGGCAACGGGCGGTGACAACTTCCGTATCTTCAAGTCCGGTACCGGCACCAAGGACACCGGGCTGGTAGACCGCGACGCGTGGATCAAATACCTGCAGACGCACAACCCGGTCTCGCCGGACTTTGCGCGCCGCTCCGTGGCCGTGGTCAACACGACGGCTGCCGAGGTGAAGAGCGGCGAGCCCATCACCGTGGCTGTCTCCAGGCTGGACCTCACCTCGCTGGGCAGCCCGGTCAACACCTCGCTGCGGGTCGAGTTCACCGACGCCGCCGGCAAGCTGACCGGCCTCGGCAGCGTTCCGGTGGCCGCCGGCGCTGCCACGGTGAGCGTTCCGGTGCCTGCCGGCGCCGCCGCCGGCACGGGTACCCTGGTGCTCACCGCCGTCGAGTCGGGCACCGTGATCAGGACGGATGTGCTGGTCGCCGCCAGCGCCCCCGTGCCGCCGGCCTGCACCCCGCCCGTGAAGCCGAAGCGGCCCGCGGACATTGTGGGCCAGGCGAACTACGGCACCGCGATGGCCGCCTACCGCAAGTGCCTGAAAGGCTAGCTCTGTAGCCTGCCGGGAGTGAGCATGCTCCTCCCCGGGCCGGAACCGTGGACACCAGGCATCTGTGTCCACTGCCCGGGCCGGGGAGGGAGCATGCTCATTTTTTTGTTGCCGCTTCTGGCCACCGGCCGCGGCAAAGACTGCCCAATCTGGGGCCGATGTGACGCGTGTTACTCATGTGATTGCTACCATGAGGCGTGGGCAAAGCGAAACTACACCGCGCCGTAGGAATCCTCATTGCGCTGACCGCGGGCGGTGCGGCAGCCCTGCTGTGGTTTGCCGTCGACGCCGGCGGCCCCGCACTGGCCGAGTCTCCGACGCAGGGGTTGTTTTTCGGCTTCTGGAGCATCCTCTACAACACGGACGCCCCGCCCCCGCGCGTCCTCCTTGCCGCCATGGCCATGGCACTCCTGCTGGCCGCCGGCGTGGCGGCGGTGGACCGGCGGATCGCCAACCGCTCCCGCCGGTCCCTGGACCCGCTGACCGGCCCCCTGGCTCCGCGCGTCGTGATGGCGGCGACGCGCGGTGAGTACGCCGGTCCCGTGACGGTGACCGTCCTCATTCCTGCCCACAATGAGGAAGCCTCGCTTCCTTCGACCATCGCGTCGCTGCTGGAGCAGTCCCGCCGCCCGGACCGCGTCATTGTGGTGGCGGACAACTGCACCGACGCCACGGTCGCGCTCGCCTGCCGGGCCGGCGTCGAAGTGATCGAGTCGGTGAACAACACGCAAAAGAAGGCCGGCGCACTGAACCAGGTACTCAAGCAGCTGCTCCCCGGCCTCGGTGATAACGACGTCGTCATGGTGATGGACGCGGACACCCGGCTCGACGACGGGTTCCTTGCAGGCGCCGTGGACCGCTTTGTCTCCGACCGCGCCCTGATGGCAGTCGGAGGACTGTTCTACGGCGAAGCCGGGCACGGACTGATCGGCCAGTTCCAACGCAATGAATACCTCCGGTACAGCCGGCAGATCAGCCGGCGCCGCGGCAGGGTGTTCGTGCTGACCGGGACTGCCTCGATGTTCCGGTCCCGGGCGCTGCGCACCGTCGCGGCGAGCCGCGGGGTCTCGATTCCGGGGAACCCCGGGGACG contains:
- a CDS encoding helix-turn-helix transcriptional regulator — encoded protein: MNNHLKTLREGRGWTQGALADRLGVSRQTVNALETGRYDPALPLAFRIARLFGQPIEAIFIPDEEPDAPAGV
- a CDS encoding VOC family protein; its protein translation is MNISLQYSHITVNDLDESLAFYRDVLGLEVRNDVGSDGHRWVTLGSAAQPDLELVLSNPHAGRSQHDGDALQQLLTKGVLPVIVFRTDDLDATFETVRAAGAEVLQEPIKQPWGPRDCAFRDPSGNMVRFNQA
- a CDS encoding helix-turn-helix transcriptional regulator → MTAQELAALAQLRRARDLIDREYARPLDVPAMAAGALMSPAHFSRQFKAAYGETPYNYLMTRRIERATALLRAGWSVTDACMEVGCTSLGSFSSRFAEVVGMPPSAYRDCEHAAVKAMPSCVARQQTRPPRKPSRIEEAARQPQA
- a CDS encoding glycosyltransferase family 2 protein, which translates into the protein MGKAKLHRAVGILIALTAGGAAALLWFAVDAGGPALAESPTQGLFFGFWSILYNTDAPPPRVLLAAMAMALLLAAGVAAVDRRIANRSRRSLDPLTGPLAPRVVMAATRGEYAGPVTVTVLIPAHNEEASLPSTIASLLEQSRRPDRVIVVADNCTDATVALACRAGVEVIESVNNTQKKAGALNQVLKQLLPGLGDNDVVMVMDADTRLDDGFLAGAVDRFVSDRALMAVGGLFYGEAGHGLIGQFQRNEYLRYSRQISRRRGRVFVLTGTASMFRSRALRTVAASRGVSIPGNPGDVYDTAALTEDNELTIALKSLGGLMISPDRCTVVTELMPGWRTLWAQRLRWQRGALENIGAYGITAPTLRYWAQQLGIGYGVIALGSYLLLVFLMVFSLDTWIWFPFWLGLGLLFMAERVATVWKGGWRARLLALTLFPELCFDMFLNVVYLKGVADISLGRTASWKHVTQVRPRQTTGAERA
- a CDS encoding TspO/MBR family protein, which gives rise to MKLTLAWTAAATAATAAAGGAATDPNSHWYKALRKPDWQPPAIAFPVVWTALYADLAVTSAVALDSAARPNSTTTPARNEASRATGYRDGQRRLRAYRGALAANLVLNASWSWFFWRSRRPWLAAAEAAVLAASSADLVRRTYQLNRPAGLSLAPYALWCGFATVLSASIARLNPRPRRTLRLP
- a CDS encoding ExeM/NucH family extracellular endonuclease — translated: MKITPWKTALGTALSAGLIAAPLTALPAAALEVSPAAAGTSPVIINEVYLSGGSAGAAYKNKFVELYNTSDAPVTLDGWSIQYRSATGTAAPSTTAPLSGSIAAKGYYLFKAGSNGTAGQELPAADATATGFNPAGAGGTIILAKQPTALNPLAAGSVVEPANVADLLGYGTSNTFETQAATAPSGNTDVKSMNRSGGADSNNNAADFTLNAAITPKADNASAAPVDPPADPGTPPVVKTIAEIQGNGPASPLAGSAVTTRGKVTAAFPTGGFAGFYLQTPGTGGDLTPANHTASDAIFVYAPAAVGSVQIGDYLEVTGDVAEYYGMTQLNVTGSTAVTKLAEAAPEVKATGFALPADEAFRESLEAMLLTPQGPVTVADNFSLNQYGEIGLAGGTTPLEQPTAVAAYGSAEYTATVAANAARGIKLDDGASTNFLKDAATKAQTLPYLTTADPVRVGSPVTFKTNVVLSYANSSWKFQPLTQLTAANADTVQPASFGATRAEAPAAVGGNLKLASFNVLNYFPTTGDQIAGCKFYTDRAGNPITVSGGCDVRGAANAENFKRQQDKIVAAISKSGADVVTLMEVENSAQFGKNRDDALAKLVDALNIATPGIWDYVRTPANAPPLSDEDMIRTAFIFKKAAAEPLGESIIHNDTVAFASARKPLAQVFKPVGASDDKKFIAIANHFKSKGSAATPEDTDKGQGNSNLARTAQAQSLLAFSDELQKSKGTTKVFLIGDFNSYGKEDPINVLTAAGYVNQDDKAKNADGSAKHSYLFGGLVGSLDHILASPAANAVVTGADIWNINSVESVALEYSRYNNNVTDYYVPNQFRASDHDPVVVGLDLPATPAVPATVDLNFLGINDFHGRIDSNTVQFAGTIEKLRAAAAPGATAFLSAGDNIGASLFASAVAKDQPTIDVLNALELRTSAVGNHEFDGGWADLRDRVIAGGSNAKFPYLGANVYKKGTTEPALPEYTVLDMNGIKVAVIGTVTQEVPSLVTPAGIADLEFGDPVDAINRVAAKIKADKLADVIIVENHDGAGSGAPEGATLEQEVAAGGPFAKMVQEVTPEVAAIFNGHTHKQYAWDAPVPGVEGKTRPIVQTGNYGEFIGQIQLTIDTKTMSVTGYKAANVKRSTDPAADLVASYPRVAAVKAIVDKAVADAAVIGSQPVGKVTADITTAFAGSPAVRDDRASESTLGNLVADSLVDALKAPELGAAEIGVVNPGGLRNELYFAPDGTITYAEANAVLPFVNNLWTTSLTGEQFKTLLEQQWQTNPDGTVPSRAYQQLGLSKNVNYTYDAARAAGDRITSIRVNGALIDPAKSYRIGTFSFLATGGDNFRIFKSGTGTKDTGLVDRDAWIKYLQTHNPVSPDFARRSVAVVNTTAAEVKSGEPITVAVSRLDLTSLGSPVNTSLRVEFTDAAGKLTGLGSVPVAAGAATVSVPVPAGAAAGTGTLVLTAVESGTVIRTDVLVAASAPVPPACTPPVKPKRPADIVGQANYGTAMAAYRKCLKG